The window ACATCTCATTGctttaaacaaatataaatcaaCCTTTGCATGGGCAGCCCCTTTGCCTCCTCCCTTTCAAAGTCTGTAACTATGGCATCTTCTGAAAGCATCTAAACTCACATAGGCAGAGGCACTGTGCAGCTGGTAGGTCTTACAAACAGGAATAAATACTCATGGCTTCCTCATCTTATCGTCTGGGCTACCACAACTGACACCAGAGGGAGCGCACTGCTCACACGTGACCAGGTTAGTCTTATCCCGCAACACCAACAGGACTCTGGATAGCAGCCAAGAATAGTGTGCCATATAATTCACCAGTAGCCGGGTGAAGGCGGGGTCGAAGGTGAAATGAGTTGAAAGCGTAGCTGATATAGTAACAGCAGAGCATGACATAACTGTAAACTGTGTGGAAGGTGGTCTGTGTGGTAATGCAAATAAAAGTATGCAATATGTATCACAGtgacaacacaaataaaaccatgacccaaaatcaaataaacagaaagtgCCCATAAATAGAAGCTCAATAAATGAAGCAGGTTCTTTTCTCTGTATGGAGGAGAAAAGACTCCTTGACTTTATTCACAACCATTGGAAAATGAGCCACAGTGACAAGGTTTCAAAAAGCCAATGGGATGCAATGGCAAAACGTAACAAATCATCATTGTGCGGGTTTAGCTCCTGGCTCCCTCAAGAGGTTCAAACTGAGGCTGTGCGGATCAGCTCATCCTTGTGCTTTTGGTCCAGCAGATGTGATCTTTAGAAGTCAGGGCGATCCTTCTTCAGCTTGCTGTAGTCCATGTTAACTGCAAAAAACtgagaacagacacacacgctaGTTCAAGAACAAACGCAGATATTTCACAACACGATGCCATAACAGCAGTAGTTAAGTTCAGGTGACTTTTAGCTTATGTTGTAGGGTGTGTGTGGTACAATATAACACCATACTCATGTTCTTTAATACACAATCATTTAACATCAAAAGATGATTTATTAAATTTTCttgtaacaataaaataatcatctCTTTATACTTCTGAAGTTAATTTGTCTCCTTGTTGTCTTCTCCTATTTGTTTGGTTAAACGTGAGCAGCTAATGACTTTATCAGATTTGTTACTACAAGTCAGCATTAACCAGATTATGTCACTTCATTAATCCAACTGAAGGAATAATCCACGGCTGAGCAACAAGTCTGGCCAAGATCCCTACTATGATCCCTGTATAAACCACCCACACTTTTCAGCACAGAACATTAGGACAGTAACACAGTCTTGAGGCACACCTTGTACTGATCAGTTGGGCTCAACTTATTCCAGGGCTCTGGGTTGTTCTTGCGATCccagctgcagaggagaaaagaggtaCACATTATGGAAGATCAACAGAGACTGTAACCTGACAAAGATATTCTTTGGCAGGTAGTAACAGATTTTACTTCACTTGAAAAACTGTCAGCTTCTTCACCTCCTTCATCTGCAAATCTCATTAGATGCACATCACATGCACCCTCCTTCTCCCACACTTGCCATTTTGGAAAAGGCAAAAAGTAAAGTAATAGTAGAGTATAAGACACAAGCAGGTTGTCCTCACCTGACATCAGGGTTTCTCAAGGCCAGACGAGCAAGGTACAGCAGAGACATGGTTGCTCCTCCACCgatgaagatgaaaagaggGATCAGCTGTAAGTGACaaacaaaaaggtaaaaacCTTTATCAACCTCAAACGATCTGTCACGGTTCTAGGAAGTTTGATCCGTAAACACAGAGACTTCTGACAGCATGAGTATACCGTAAACACTGCCCTGGACAACTAGCTAAGGAAAAAGAGCTTTCAGACTGACCATTTCCCACAAAATGTAACTGTAATGCTGTATTTAATGCTAACGCTCTATTGCCTTTTACCCTGCCTGAAATTCTTTGCtcttgtattttgtttaaatggAACAGTTTAATCAAACTACATGGCTGAGTTATCTTTAATTACTATTTTCTTTGTCACCACTTGACTAAATTAGCTTCCCCCAAGTCGAAGAGGATTAATAAAAATAACGTGTGGCTCCGAAGCCTCAGAGTTGTAAGAAGAACCACCATCTCCAAGTGACACTTGCCAACGTTACCCAGCCAGCTAACGTGCTAACAAGTTACTATTTACGGCTCAACAGACCCCTCTTCTTGGCTAAGCAGTTGCTATCGTCTTGTGGATGAAATCGTGACCTGATTTGACTTCAAATTATCAACTGCCAAAAGTCTTTAGGCGCGCCACGTCGCGAAATGTTTGTTAACACGTAATTGTaacatgataaaataaacactgaagcaTATCTTCGTGTTTCCTCAAAGTCAGTGCGGTCAAAGTCAGAGTACTAGCCTGCTGCGGCTAACGGCGCTAACTAGTTTagctaagctaagttagccACAAAAATTCACAGATAACCAGAATTAGGAACTGGAACTGTAACACAAATATCTGTTGAATGCAACCGAGCTAAACTTACAGCTGGGTGGTTTCTAAGTTGTTTGCGGACTGTGGCGAGCATTTTGCTGGTTCTGGGGACAGGTTAAGCTCGATTTGTATAGAAATAATCGGATTACGGACAGTCTTGCCAAAACGGTGCGCAACTTTATCTGCGAGATCGGGCGGAAGAAAGACCGAGAAAGCTCACTTAGGATGCTGGAATACTGCCTGACAGACGGtggttaaaacacaaaattattaaCTTCTTTGTGTGCTATGCAGACCATTTATGGCGCACTGTATGTAACTAGAAAACCGAGTAATTTCGTATGGTTTCATCACCACGCTGTCGTATCCGTTCAACCTTTATCTCCACAGAGCATTTTATTCCGGCACAGCTGCAGTAGTAAAAATGTTGCTATAATTATGATATTctaaagcacaaaataaaacacgtTTACATTCCTGCCATTTGCGAATTGACTTTGCTCTCTAAATGTATATGATGTGTGATATAATGTATTGAATTTCACATACCGTCACTATGGTCATATCTGATCATTTTGTCAAGGTGTTGCATTAATTCTAcctttaatttcattaatttgattttattccAGACAATTAAAATGCCAGTATTTAATAAAGAGTAAATGACAGGTCGACTCAACTCAGCAACGTCGGTGACATGATGGAGATATTAAGCACACAGGTTTACTGCTGCCATCCTTTCTGAGTGAGGAGGCGAGCTGTCTGTACTACAATGTGGCTGCAGGGGGCGCTGTTTCCTTTCCAGCAGACGTGAAGAAAACTACATGCATTTTCAAAGTCAATTAGTTTTAATCCTCAGGTTGCAGCAGCTGTCCCCTAACTTACAAGTACTTTTTCACCTTGTTTACATCTTTCATGCTGTTAATAACAGAAGTGCTTATTTCCTGCAATTGTGCTACTACAGCAAATGTTGCTTGTGCTTAGATGTATTTCCACAATCTAAATGAGTTTAGAAATTATTTGCAGCAACCACCACTGataaagcttttttaaaaaaaaaaaaaaaaaaaaaaaggagctcaAAACATGTTGCCACTTTCCTACTCAAAATACAAAGCTTTCTCAATATCAAtagtttaaatgttttcagagtTTAAATGATcgttttaataaaaaaaaaaacaggttggTTGATAGGAACATAAGTTCCTGGTGATAATGATTTCCAGTTGTAGTGCAAATAAAGACGGAGCAGGAAGTATCACTGACTGTGGTCCAATTAAGTGAAATCGAGGTAATAAAAAGAAACTCTGCATGACATATTACAATTTCCTTTTATGGCAAGTTAATTTCAGcatgtagaaaataaaagtaaaaacaattcAATATTAAAGTTGGACATCACTCAACAGGGTACATATAACCATTTATATACTTTATAAATGACATGATACTTGCCTAACCGTTTGCCAAGAAATAAACTACATGTGTGATAATTACAACATACTGAAGCAACAGTTTGTGAACCAAGCCATAACAGGTGGTAAGTTCATGAGTAAAATGATGGAAAAGTATGTCTGAGACCTTCTTTGATTCGATATCCATCCGAGGGAATTTGTCTAAATGCCGTGTCTTCCACCAGCGTCTTTCAGCCAGTCCAAACTCCCCCGCAAGAGGGTGAGATCTTGTGGTCGGATAAAGATGTTAACAGCCCATCACAGTTCATTCAGGTCTTGATTCCAAGTAAAAATGTCTCTCATCAGTATATCAACAGTACACAACGGAAGCTGGAGTTGAAAACTACAAGAACTctcttttaaacacagaaaatctgaGCCGTACTTAAACAAATCATAGGCACATACAGTATGCCTGTACAGgatgtcttttaaaaatgtttccatttgaTGTGCGATGCTTCTGCCTTTCCCTCATTTGCTCCAGATGTTTTAGTTTGTTGTCTTCTTGGGGACTTTGCCAAATTTAGCATCAAGTCCAAGACCTAAAATGAGACGACCAAAGATGTGAGGAatttaaacaagaaaataaaaacaagaaaatatgatATAATGCATTAATGTTTGAACAGGCAGAAACAATAAATCAGGGCGACCGAGTGTCAAACCAAAGGAAACGCTCACCGAGGAACACCAGGACGGTGCCAACCCACTGCATCGTACTCATGACATTGCCAAACAGAATTACGGAGCCGAGGATGGTGAAGAATTTCCTCGTGGTGGTGACAATCGAGCAGGTCAAAGGGCCAAAGTACACCACCGTCATAAAGATGAAGGTCTGGTAAAGGAatttaaaaactcattaaagAATGTAATTTGGATTGTGCTGTATGTCAGGAAGCTCATCAGGTAACACAAAATTAGTCATCATCTCATACAAGTACATCCGCCCACCTGGCCTAAAGCACTGGTCAGTCCAAACAGGAGAATATTGTAGATGATACTCGGGTGGCGTTCAGTAAAGCTAAGGAACTCCCACAACTCGCCTGTCCACAATACagctgagagcagaggagacgAAAGCGTCAGTAAAAGCAAATAACATTAATGTCATTTCAAAAACAACTCAGtgacagaacatgaaaaaatgtgacatttttctgcacatCAGGGCCACCGATGAGAAAATCACATCCCAGTGTTCATAGTGTGGGTATACAGCACCACCAACTGGTGTGGCACAATAACAGCAGCTGGGTGAAGCCTCAGTGTGGGGGTGTCACGGATTCGTGGGAGAGGAGGCTTGAGAATACTTTTGTGTCTTGGGAAATATCAGGACTTCAAAGCTTCCTCAGGCACATTTCTTTTAAAGGAAGCTGTGCTGACTTTAGGTACGTGAGACTGAGGGCTTCTGAAGGCGTTTTAACGCAGCCTGGAACTGAATTCCAAACTTGTTGAAAAACAAATAGAGCCCTGAAAGTGGGAAGCCGATGTGTAGGAAAGATGGACACTTAGTAAGAGACAGCAGACACTGCCTATTAATGTGTTATGGGAACGAACAGCCTCGCAGTCCTCATACTGACTTTGACCTTCTGATCTTTATCTTAGAGCCCATTAGTGCCTCACTTCAGAAAGCCCCTCGTTATATTGCATTTGTCTTTATGTGCATTACGTTTCAGCATATTATAGCAACCTCACAGAACTGAGGGGCTTTGAGGTGCAGGATTCCTTATCTATGCAGATAACACTAAACACCCCGCTTGACTGAATTAATGGGTTTTTGGCTCCTGAGAGAACAGTGTTCGCCTTTTCTTAAAGAGCCTGTAGCACAGCTGTTTTTggcttttgctctttttttttattcgaATTGCCATTAGTCATTGCATCACAGCAGCTATCGAGTCTGTGAGAAAGAATGTATTGTGATGCTATAAATCAGCAGACCTAATCATCACATAACTTAAACTGCATGTTAGACCgacagcaaataaataattcagctgtttttgctAAAACACCTTCAAGCGCTATGACATACAGCTGCAGTTTGATCAGCTGCTGACTGGACAAGCAGCTCAAAGGGAcccacatgcaaacaaaaaacttcaacGTTGAGATCATTTAAGGCCTGTTCAGAATTTTTCGAGGAGAAGATATAAACataaatgacatgttttcattgCATGTGCAAAGCTCTATAATTCAGTAtaatgtggctttttttttagctcagtGGCAGGATAGGCAAACACCAGACAAGATTACTGCAAAGACAGTTTGCAAAAGGTTTCCAGTTCAACAATTTTGTGTGCTAATGTGCATAAATAAGTTTATAACATTAGCGTACCAACAAATATTTAAACCTTTGCTTTCAGCGTTCTGAGAGTTATTAAGAAAGCTTTGCAAAGGGACATTTGGTGCAACACCGTTTCTGTTTCCGTTTCATTCTGCCATACTTTGGCAGTCCTGAAGCACATCAAGGTGATTTTGCTCATTAGTTTTTCCTGTCTGGCTGCAGCTGTGTCAATCAGTGAAACGGCCTGATAGTTTCTGGTTGGAAAGAAACCCTCCGTCGTCCTGGCACTTCAAAGCACATGTTCAGTCATACAAGAGTTTGGCAGACAGCACGGGTGACTCACTTAGTCCCAGCACCAGCATGGACCACATGTTGATGTTCAGCATCATGTAGTTGGCACTCGTCTGGAAGCGAGCCCTCATGTGGTCCTGGGCCACACCAGTCAAACCGTCCAAAGTCAGAGAGACCAGCTATGACAGTGAAACACACGAGTGAACCATGAAATATTACAGCAGCCATGGctacagcagacacagagagattgGCGAGTGAGACGGTTGGAACACAAGGCTGTATTAACTCACCAGAAGGATCTCCCCAAACCCAAAAACATGGTCTTCTGCTACGGCTGAGCTCTTGTTGGGTTTGTAGAGGAACAGAGCTACCCCTCCCACGAtaagcagcacacacaggtaCTTCGCCAGTGGGTACTTCTTTCTCAGTAACGTCACACCGAGGATCATCACTGCAACAACACGACAACAGAATGATGGATGGCTTTTAGCCATGGATACCAGGCTCGCATCTCTGGGGCCTTCACCCCTGAGAATAGAACATGTGGatgaagaaagtgtgtgtgtgtgtgtgtgtgtgtttctttctgtatgtgtaACAAGAGATAACCAAGCTGTGAGCAGGGAGATAAACTCTTCATGTTCAAACAGAACACACTGTACTGCACTAACCTGTCTTGTATGCTCTCCACACATTGTTTACTCAGTGTGTCTCTCGTATGCCTGCAGTTGTGCTGATGTACACTTTTGTACATCAGCACAACTGCAGACGCTGAGTTAATATTGACACACAGCAAAGGCCCAAAAAGGCGGGAAGTGATAAAATAGCATCAGTGCTGATTGATAAACTTATTATCTTATTACGTGTATGTGATATGCAGGTATCCCAGTGATATGTAGGCAGAAGGCCACCTAAACGTGATGTCACCACATTTACCTGGTATGGGCTTGCAGGACTTCCCCAACACCTGTCACAGCAAAAACATAGCTTTAGGATACAATAGCACAAAGCATGAAAGAATCCAAAAGAATCGTGTTAACCCGCTAACTTTGAACCATTTGAAGCACAGACTAACCTGTGTGGGGTAGTTGACATACTGAAGGGCAGAGTTACTGGACACCATGGCTCCGAGATAAGAGAGGGAACACAGGCCGTAGAGCCAGCTCTTGGTGTGATCCGGCTTGGAGCCCTCAAAAAACTGAATCACTGATGATAGAGAGGAAGATTTTTCCTTAACAGGCATCAATTAGCCATATGATAGATTTCAAGTACACTCTATGATGCAAATGTTACAGTCTGAAAATCTCTCTCACAACTGTGCTAAAGCAAATTCACAACTTCAGAAATCTATTTTGgatgcttttcttgttttgttttttgtgcctCTTCTGTACAGCACATACTCACAGATCTTAGCAAACAGAGCACTGATAATGCACTGGATGCAGACCAGCGTGCGAGCGAATCTGAACTTCTCCTTTTTGTCTCCCTGGCCATAATCACCCCGCGTGctgaaaaagtcaaagaaacaaTCAGACAAATCAGACTTTAAAGCTTAAACAGCCAGCAACAGCCTTCCTGGAGGGAGAAGGGGTTAAAGAGTGGAGTGCTTTCATGAGTCTCCAAGCTATGAAAAGACCCGTCAGAAAGGAGAGGTCATAATGCATTAAATTACAACTGACAGGGAGGAGTGGCAGTGGTGACATTTGTTAGGGGACCAACAATTTCAAGGAGTAGTGttgcttgcttgcttgtgtTAATGAGCAATAGCTGCCAAGAACTCAAAGGACGGCATAACATGAGCATTGTTTAACAACAACATATCATGGAAGtcaatcattttgttttctgaaaggGCTTCTTGGGTGAGATGCCAGTTTTGAGTCACCATTTTGACACCAGATATGATCCCAGACCACTGTAGTGACTTAGGCAACAGCATACCATCCGTGTCATGCCTCGGTGTGTGATATGCCAAACAGGCTGAGCTCAGATTGCTTCATTTACTCTGCGTAGTGAACCACAAATTACCATTGTGActtgctgatgtttttaaatttcaagTTAAACATAATAAAAGTATAAACAATAATGTTGGTTACAGGCACAGAACAAAAGTATTGCCCCACCTAGGAgagataagacaagataagatgaactttattgatcccacagctgggaaattcacttgtcatggcagctcacaagaacagaatagggt of the Scatophagus argus isolate fScaArg1 chromosome 16, fScaArg1.pri, whole genome shotgun sequence genome contains:
- the ndufa4a gene encoding cytochrome c oxidase subunit NDUFA4L, which codes for MLATVRKQLRNHPALIPLFIFIGGGATMSLLYLARLALRNPDVSWDRKNNPEPWNKLSPTDQYKFFAVNMDYSKLKKDRPDF
- the slc35b1 gene encoding solute carrier family 35 member B1 translates to MAAGKGAGRPASLWDNMRVRFAVCFLGVFVCYFYYGILQETITRGDYGQGDKKEKFRFARTLVCIQCIISALFAKILIQFFEGSKPDHTKSWLYGLCSLSYLGAMVSSNSALQYVNYPTQVLGKSCKPIPVMILGVTLLRKKYPLAKYLCVLLIVGGVALFLYKPNKSSAVAEDHVFGFGEILLLVSLTLDGLTGVAQDHMRARFQTSANYMMLNINMWSMLVLGLTVLWTGELWEFLSFTERHPSIIYNILLFGLTSALGQTFIFMTVVYFGPLTCSIVTTTRKFFTILGSVILFGNVMSTMQWVGTVLVFLGLGLDAKFGKVPKKTTN